AGTATCGGCTATACCACAGCCATGGATGCCGCGATCCCCGGTCTGCACGCACGACATGCACACGAAGAACTACAGGACACACCCATTCTGGACAAGGGGTTTTATCTCCTGTTCGGCAACAACCATTTCGTAATGAAGCATTTGCGAAATCAGGATGAGAAAGCCCTGGACTCGTATTGCAGCTGGCTATTGGAATCGGCCAAAGGTTATACGATCAAAATTGTCAATCCAGGCGGTGTTGAAGACTGGAAACAAATCAGCCGCAAATCGATTAAAGAACTGGATTCTCCCGTTCAGAATTTCGGTGTCACTCCCCGACAGATTGTACGCGGCCTGGCGGGAACTGCCGACCGATTACAACTGCCGCACTCGGTGCATATTCACTGTAATAATCTGGGAATCCCAGGCAACTGGGAAACCACGTTGAATACAATGGAGTCGCTGGAAGGTCACCGCGGTCATCTGGCACATGTTCAGTTTCATTCGTATGACGGTGATCCGAATGACCCGACCAGTTTTTGCTCGGCGACACAGAAGCTGGTCGACTATGTCAACACCCATGAAAACATCACTGTCGATGTCGGTCATATCAACCCCGGATTGACGCTCTCAATGACCGGGGACACTCCCTTCAGTCAATTTTTGCATAACATTAACCGCAACAAATGGTATACCGCCGACTGTGAACTGGAAAGCAGTTGTGGCGTGATTCCAATTGAATACCGCCCGCAACGCAGTTTGATTAATGCGGTCCAATGGGCCATCGCACTGGAATGGTATCTTCTAATGGAAGATCCCTGGCGAGTCATCATGACCAGCGATCACCCGAATGGAGGCGCGTTTTACCATTATCCGGAAATCATTTATCTGTTAATGGATCGTAGTTTCCGTCAGGAATTTCTGTCTCAGATGCCGGAAGATATTCGCGAACGAAGTGTATTGGCTGATCTGGAGCGTGAATACTCGCTCTACGAAATCGCCATCATCACACGTGCCGCCCCCGCCCGTGTCTTGGGTATGAAGGATAAGGGGCATCTCGGCGTGGGAGCGCATGCTGACATTACCATCTATGCGCCTCAACAGAACCGCCAGGAAATGTTCGAACGCCCGCGCTGGGTCTTTAAAGATGGTCAACTTGTTGTCGCAGATGGAGAAATCCAGGAACATCAGTTCGGCCGAACATATTATACAGCGCCCGAATTTGATCAGGAATTTCTGCCGCATATCAAGAACTGGTTCGATGAGAATTACTCGATCCGGTTCCGAAACTATCAGATTGCGAAACAGGAAATTCCACAAGCGGAAGAAGTCACTTGCGGTATGAATTCGGACTGATCCAAAGAAAATGCTGCACCCTCTGTTGTCTGAATGAGGGAGCAGCATGTTGATGCATGACTGACACAGATGAAAGTCAATCCAGACGAAATGTTCTCAACAGCATCTGCAGGAAACGGGCTTCTACCAGGAACTGACTCGCAGTTTCTAAATGGGAGGTAATGTCCGATCCAATTCTAAGTCTGACAAGACAATATCTTCAGCTTGGATCGGGAGAAACTGGCCTTCGTCCGGATGAAAATTGAATACCTCGCCGGTTTCAAATTTGTATACCCAGCCATGTAGTTTTAACTCTCCACGACCAACAGCAGCAGCAACGGAGGGGTGAGTTTTTAAGTTTTTAATTTGAACGAGAACGTTTTCCTGTACGGTAAGTATCAGGCGTCTATCCGCCTCCTGAATGTGGGTATAATTTTCGTCAACGATCCTGCGAGTTGATTCAGCGTGTTCCAGATAAGATTTGACAGCAGGCATTTTTTCAATGAGGGCAGGATCCAGCAGACCAGACATCGCCCCACAGTGAGAATGCCCGCAAATGATAATGTCTTTCACTTTCAATGCACTCACTGCATACTCAATTGTCGCTGCCTCGCCACCATGGACGGTTCCATACGGGGGGACAATATTTCCAGCAGTCCGCTGAATGAATAACTCACCTGGTTTTGTCTGAGTCAAATAATTGGGATTGATTCTTGAATCAGAACAGGTAATGAATAAAGCAAGCGGCTTTTGGCCTTCAGTCAAAGTTTCAAATAGTTTTTGATCCTGGCTAAAATAGTTTCTTTGAAACTCGTGAATCCCATCGACGAGCTTTTGCATCCTCTTTCTCCCACTTTATAAGACTATGTCAACTCTTGAAGAACGGAACAGGTGAACACACATGTGGACTGCCTCGAAATCCCTCAACTTAACCCTGTCTCTATTCTAGTGAGTATCTCTTCCAAAACGAGATTAATTTCCGACTCTAGGACATCACTCTCAAAAATAATGATGATTTGCCGAACCTCAAAAAAGATCAGACAGTGCGACAGCTCTATATATACAAGAATGCTCTCCGACAATTCCGAAAGCGAACTTGCTGTTGCCCTTCAAAAGTATTATATTGGCGCCAATCTTCAAGTTGCTACTTAACTTGCCAGCATTAATTAGAATGAATGGTCTTGAACCATTTTCAGTTAAAGAATGCTGCTGAAACAAATAATGCTGCTGGGACATTTGATGGAATTCTTTGTTTTATTCGTTCTCTTTTGGGGGGTGTTGTTTGGCACAGCGCTGTCTCTGGTAACAAGAGAAGACGGCAAAGAAATTCCCGTCAACCAGCCTTTCGAAAAACTCGAAGAGAATGAATCTAAGGAAGAACTGAAAAAATGGGAGTCAGTAACTCATCTCTTCCGCACACTGAGTATCGATTTTGTCCTCGTAAAATCGATCGATTCTTTGATTCATGAAACCTCATTTGTCTCTAAGGTGGTCACGCTAAGCCCAGATAGCTCACGTGCCCCTCCCGCTTCTCTCTGCTAATTCCACAGCCGCTCTCTCCATCGTGATTTTAACAACGTCATGATGCCTCGACTTGATCACTCTGTATCTGCCACAGTTGAAGCTCCTAAAAATATTTCGTTCCGTGAAATAAAGTTAGGCATTTTCTTTTTTTTGCTGCTACAGATCGTGCGCTCAACTGATGGGTTTCAACCGCGGATCATTTCGGACATCTGGATCTCCATTTCTGTGAATAACAATGAACGAATCTGCTCATACTCAGACTTCAAAACCGACTGATCAGGAAAAGTACTCCCAACTTCGTCATGCAATCGAACATGCCGCTCACCTCTTGCCCGCTCAGGGCCCCATCACAGTCTTTGTGCATCATAATACACTGCATGCATTCGAAGATCGGCCATTCGAAAAAGGGGTCGTCGAAGGAGGGCGGACATTTGGATGCCATCCATTTTTATCGGAAGACCGTTATCGAAAAAAGTTTTTAAACGACCGAATTCGTGTGGAGGACATTGAAGCTGTTTTGCTGGATGATCTGGAGGAAACCGCTGACATACTGATTGGCAGATTCGGAACCCGGTATGCACTCCGATTAGCAATGTTGCAGTTCCCTCTGCATTCGGGACCAGACTCTGAATTACGCTGGTTCATCGCAGAAACTGATGCCTTACGTCATTTTCGGAAGGAAGTCGAACCGGTAATCAGAGAACAAACTATCAGCGCGACACGTCACTGGATCATGCGCGACTTTCTGAATGGTAATGACCGGCGTGAACAGAAAGCACAGCACATCCTGGAAAGCCTGTTCTGCCAGTTTGGTAAAGATACAATTGAAGCGTGGAATGATTCGAAGTGGGAATCCTTTGTTTTACATTTTTTATGGCGAGTCTGCTACAATGGTGTACAAGGTTCAAAAGTAGAGACAAAGAATCCACAGAAACTTCTCAGACATCGCAATCTATTGTTGCAAGCGACCGGCGAGGATACGGACCTGGTTGTTCATGATGTTTTGATCCGTTTTTGTGCGGCTTTTCTTGATCAAGGAGTTGGCAGCTGGTCATTGCCCGAGCGCGATCTGGGGTTCTATCGCTCATTTTTCCAACTGTATTCTGAAACAAAGATCAGCCCGGCTATCGAACTATCCGGCTTGAGACGCGAACTTCAACGACTGGATGCTTCCGGCATCGGTCCGCTGGAATCGATCGCTGAATCGCTTTCCTTGCTGGGAGTCGCCGACGAAGACCAGGAAGACTTCCTCTCTCAGACACTCCTTGCCTTGCGGGGTTGGGCCGGTATGGTCTGGCAGATGGAAACTAATGCCGAATGGATGCCACATACTGCTCCTCCAGGCAGCCTGATTGAATTTCTTGCAGTACGGCTGATTCTTGATCGACTGGCTGTCGAATATCTGATGCAGAATTCGTTAGACTCAGAAGGACCACTGAATACTATACGAAATGAGTTACTCGATCGAATCAGTAAACAGAAAATTTGCCAGACCAATCAGCGCGCGTTTACGATTTTCCAACTCGCTCAGGTCCGTGGCTGGAATCCTGAGGATCTTCTGCATCTTTCCTGTGAACAGTGGACAACTCTCATTCAAGAGATTGAATTGTTTTCAAGCCTGGAACGCCGGCGCATTTATCAACTGGCATTCGAACGAAAATATCGCAATGAAACTCTGGACGCAGTCGCTGTTCACTCTGCCCGGAATCGCACACAACAAGCTGATACCGATTCCCTGAAATCAGAGCATCCTGCCTATCAGGTTGTCTGCTGTATTGACGAACGCGAAGAATCGTTCCGCAGACATCTGGAAGAAATTGCCCCTGAATGTGAGACCTTCGGAATCGCAGGTTTCTTCGGCGTCGCCATGTACTACCGTGGTGCCGCCGATGCACACTACACTCCGCTCTGTCCGGTGAACATCAAACCGATTCACTACGTCCAGGAAGAAACGCTCTATTCTCTCACACAAGTCAGCAAGCGGCGCGCCGAGACACGGCGGCGGATTGGACGGGCAACGCATCAGGCGCACATAGGAACCCGAACATTCATCGGAGGATTGTTGACGGGGCTGCTGGGTTCACTCGCAGCCTTTCCGCTTGTCGCCAGAATTCTTTTCCCACGAACAACAGCTCAAATCCGTCGTATGTTTGATCGGATTGTTGAGCCTCCCAGTACACAATTGCGTCTGGAACGGATCGGTCTCGAACCGGGACCGAAAAAAGACCAACTTGGTT
This window of the Gimesia fumaroli genome carries:
- a CDS encoding formylmethanofuran dehydrogenase subunit A encodes the protein MSVSRIKNGTIYDPANGVNGEVRDLWIQDGKIIPAPPNPDTFSGKTLDATGYVVMPGGIDMHCHIAGPKVNAGRKMTPEMKRNAPPIFRSEHTRSGTGGVVPSTFATGYLFASIGYTTAMDAAIPGLHARHAHEELQDTPILDKGFYLLFGNNHFVMKHLRNQDEKALDSYCSWLLESAKGYTIKIVNPGGVEDWKQISRKSIKELDSPVQNFGVTPRQIVRGLAGTADRLQLPHSVHIHCNNLGIPGNWETTLNTMESLEGHRGHLAHVQFHSYDGDPNDPTSFCSATQKLVDYVNTHENITVDVGHINPGLTLSMTGDTPFSQFLHNINRNKWYTADCELESSCGVIPIEYRPQRSLINAVQWAIALEWYLLMEDPWRVIMTSDHPNGGAFYHYPEIIYLLMDRSFRQEFLSQMPEDIRERSVLADLEREYSLYEIAIITRAAPARVLGMKDKGHLGVGAHADITIYAPQQNRQEMFERPRWVFKDGQLVVADGEIQEHQFGRTYYTAPEFDQEFLPHIKNWFDENYSIRFRNYQIAKQEIPQAEEVTCGMNSD
- a CDS encoding carbonic anhydrase codes for the protein MQKLVDGIHEFQRNYFSQDQKLFETLTEGQKPLALFITCSDSRINPNYLTQTKPGELFIQRTAGNIVPPYGTVHGGEAATIEYAVSALKVKDIIICGHSHCGAMSGLLDPALIEKMPAVKSYLEHAESTRRIVDENYTHIQEADRRLILTVQENVLVQIKNLKTHPSVAAAVGRGELKLHGWVYKFETGEVFNFHPDEGQFLPIQAEDIVLSDLELDRTLPPI
- a CDS encoding DUF2309 domain-containing protein; this encodes MNESAHTQTSKPTDQEKYSQLRHAIEHAAHLLPAQGPITVFVHHNTLHAFEDRPFEKGVVEGGRTFGCHPFLSEDRYRKKFLNDRIRVEDIEAVLLDDLEETADILIGRFGTRYALRLAMLQFPLHSGPDSELRWFIAETDALRHFRKEVEPVIREQTISATRHWIMRDFLNGNDRREQKAQHILESLFCQFGKDTIEAWNDSKWESFVLHFLWRVCYNGVQGSKVETKNPQKLLRHRNLLLQATGEDTDLVVHDVLIRFCAAFLDQGVGSWSLPERDLGFYRSFFQLYSETKISPAIELSGLRRELQRLDASGIGPLESIAESLSLLGVADEDQEDFLSQTLLALRGWAGMVWQMETNAEWMPHTAPPGSLIEFLAVRLILDRLAVEYLMQNSLDSEGPLNTIRNELLDRISKQKICQTNQRAFTIFQLAQVRGWNPEDLLHLSCEQWTTLIQEIELFSSLERRRIYQLAFERKYRNETLDAVAVHSARNRTQQADTDSLKSEHPAYQVVCCIDEREESFRRHLEEIAPECETFGIAGFFGVAMYYRGAADAHYTPLCPVNIKPIHYVQEETLYSLTQVSKRRAETRRRIGRATHQAHIGTRTFIGGLLTGLLGSLAAFPLVARILFPRTTAQIRRMFDRIVEPPSTQLRLERIGLEPGPKKDQLGYSIDEMVKIVEGGLRALGLSKPERFSPLVIICGHGSASLNNPHEAAHDCGACGGGRGGPNARAFAQMANDPRVRRILSDQSLVIPDDTSFVGCYHNTCDDSITWYDLDRLPLSQRALFESAEKDLNEARAHSAHERCRRFESAELQLSVTDALRHVEGRAEDLSQTRPEYGHATNSLCFVGRREWSRGLYLDRRAFLTSYDPTLDDSNSSILERLLQAVIPVCAGINLEYYFSYVDSTGYGCGTKLAHNITSLLGVMDGAASDLRPGLPWQMVEIHEPVRLLFVIETTKEAMQRIIANNPAIAQLVNGNWVQLAVLNTETSQIHLFRNGEFEVYKPQTKELPVVDSSIAWYRGWRDHLGFASIRTHEISS